In a genomic window of uncultured Sphaerochaeta sp.:
- a CDS encoding recombinase family protein, with product MERQLHSLSAQMDFEKEDILENPAWEYVGTYTDIKSGRTISSRPGFQSLLADCEAGKIDMIYTKSISRFGRNCVDFLVTLRRLKELKVDVFFYNEQIHLLSQAGELLLTLHAGIAQAESENKSENIKWGLRRSTMDPDSPAFSRRCYGYDRNDEEGL from the coding sequence ATGGAACGTCAGCTGCACAGCCTTTCGGCTCAGATGGATTTCGAGAAGGAGGACATCCTGGAGAATCCCGCTTGGGAATATGTCGGTACCTATACCGACATCAAGTCTGGTAGGACGATCAGCTCCCGTCCTGGCTTCCAGAGCCTGCTGGCCGACTGTGAGGCGGGCAAGATCGACATGATCTATACCAAGTCCATCAGCCGGTTTGGACGCAACTGCGTGGATTTTCTGGTGACGCTCAGACGTCTCAAGGAACTGAAGGTTGATGTCTTTTTCTACAATGAGCAGATCCACCTCCTCAGCCAAGCAGGGGAGTTGCTGCTGACACTCCATGCGGGCATAGCCCAGGCCGAGAGTGAGAACAAGAGCGAGAACATCAAGTGGGGTCTTCGAAGAAGTACCATGGATCCTGACTCCCCGGCATTCTCAAGAAGGTGCTATGGTTATGATCGTAACGATGAGGAAGGACTGTAA
- a CDS encoding SPASM domain-containing protein — protein sequence MRKTDLLKLAAVHDNCMFLAFTNGTLVDKEFSQALAVLGNFALVFSIEGYEKQTDFRRGSGTYGKVLQGMRHMREAKAPFGFSTCYHSKNVDSIGSEDFLDFLIGQGCMFGWYFTYMPLGRNADPTLMTNADQREHMAHWVREMRAKKPIFLLDFWNDAPYVGGCIAGGRRYLHINAAGDVEPCAFIHYANKNIRNSSLLDALQSPLFKEYRNRQPFNKNLFQPCPLLDNPEALAQMVKISGAISTQPLDHEDVDELCAKCTGAAEDWESHANMLREQYS from the coding sequence ATGAGGAAAACGGACCTACTCAAACTGGCAGCAGTACATGATAATTGCATGTTCCTTGCGTTCACCAACGGGACACTGGTGGATAAGGAGTTTTCACAAGCCTTGGCTGTTCTTGGTAACTTTGCCTTGGTTTTCAGTATTGAGGGTTATGAGAAACAGACTGATTTCAGAAGAGGATCGGGAACGTATGGAAAAGTCCTTCAAGGCATGCGTCACATGCGTGAGGCCAAGGCCCCATTCGGCTTCAGTACCTGCTACCATTCAAAAAATGTGGATAGTATAGGAAGCGAAGATTTCTTGGATTTCCTTATCGGACAAGGATGCATGTTTGGTTGGTATTTCACCTACATGCCTTTGGGGAGGAATGCTGACCCTACATTGATGACGAACGCAGATCAGCGGGAACACATGGCTCATTGGGTACGTGAAATGCGAGCAAAGAAACCAATTTTTCTGCTTGATTTTTGGAACGACGCTCCGTATGTAGGCGGTTGTATTGCGGGGGGCAGAAGATATCTGCATATCAATGCCGCAGGGGATGTGGAACCTTGTGCATTCATCCACTATGCAAATAAGAACATTAGGAATAGTTCGTTGCTGGATGCGTTGCAGTCCCCTCTTTTCAAAGAATACAGAAACCGGCAGCCCTTCAATAAGAATCTTTTCCAGCCATGTCCCTTGCTCGATAATCCAGAGGCTCTAGCTCAAATGGTAAAGATTTCTGGAGCCATATCGACGCAACCACTGGATCACGAGGATGTAGACGAGCTTTGTGCAAAATGTACTGGCGCAGCAGAGGACTGGGAGAGTCATGCCAATATGTTACGTGAGCAATATTCATGA
- a CDS encoding Mbeg1-like protein, whose protein sequence is MSNIIDYVKVARDGFDSRPFCEVDSLVLSQFSYLQFNGFVPGISSLDGSISIRELMEQDNLEWLFLGVRDHKSNLKLLLALADSPRFQDVRMSRYVDHTDQVQEKQFSAITFLITDGIAYVAFRGTDSTFVGWKEDFNMAFLNPVPSQVEGVRYLNSFIGNPYSTMLVGGHSKGGNIAVYASMHCEQCIQDRIQVIFSHDGPGFSEDIFQSENYAKIKFKILKTVPQSSLIGMLLQQQEDFKVVKSDRFWIMQHDPFSWLVEGFDFQYAINMSGNASYFNRVLNKWVSSFDMKQREVFVESFYLVIKSTNAKTFRDLLFNKKEKAFAAVNAIKDIEDDTRRFMLNTFGSLFVLLVRDIDKYGLWKT, encoded by the coding sequence ATGAGTAACATAATAGATTATGTCAAAGTGGCAAGGGACGGTTTTGATTCAAGACCTTTCTGCGAGGTGGACAGTCTTGTCTTGTCGCAATTTTCATATCTGCAATTCAATGGGTTTGTACCGGGAATATCATCCTTGGATGGTTCCATCAGTATACGTGAACTTATGGAACAGGACAATCTGGAATGGCTTTTTCTGGGCGTTCGTGATCATAAAAGCAACCTGAAGCTGTTGTTGGCGCTTGCTGATAGCCCCAGATTCCAAGATGTACGGATGTCTCGGTATGTAGATCACACAGATCAAGTTCAGGAAAAGCAGTTTTCTGCGATTACTTTTTTGATCACTGATGGGATAGCATACGTTGCCTTCCGAGGGACTGATTCGACATTCGTTGGATGGAAAGAAGACTTTAATATGGCTTTTCTCAACCCCGTTCCTTCCCAAGTGGAAGGGGTGAGATACCTGAACAGCTTCATTGGAAATCCATATTCGACTATGCTTGTAGGAGGGCATTCGAAAGGAGGCAATATCGCGGTATATGCCTCAATGCATTGTGAGCAATGCATTCAGGATAGGATACAAGTCATATTTAGTCATGATGGCCCGGGGTTCTCCGAAGATATTTTCCAAAGCGAAAATTATGCGAAGATAAAATTCAAAATTCTGAAGACCGTGCCTCAGTCTTCTCTGATAGGGATGCTCCTGCAGCAACAGGAGGATTTCAAGGTTGTCAAGAGCGACCGATTTTGGATCATGCAACATGATCCCTTTTCTTGGTTGGTTGAGGGGTTTGATTTCCAATATGCAATCAATATGAGTGGAAATGCTTCCTACTTCAACAGGGTCCTCAATAAATGGGTATCATCGTTTGACATGAAGCAGAGAGAAGTCTTTGTGGAGTCTTTTTATCTAGTCATAAAATCCACAAATGCAAAGACTTTCAGGGATTTATTGTTCAACAAAAAGGAAAAAGCATTTGCTGCTGTGAATGCCATCAAGGACATTGAAGATGACACAAGACGCTTTATGTTGAATACTTTTGGTTCTCTATTTGTTTTATTGGTTCGTGATATCGATAAGTATGGATTATGGAAAACTTGA